A single region of the Anoplolepis gracilipes chromosome 1, ASM4749672v1, whole genome shotgun sequence genome encodes:
- the LOC140672635 gene encoding squamous cell carcinoma antigen recognized by T-cells 3: MEEKMDIANEEDNSKDRREEVADEVDDEMTRGESEEEIDEKIDDDGSDSDDDEAADEAEVKSLQASLTENPYDYATHVALINKLHNMGELDRLRAARDNMSKMYPLSPDLWLSCMQDEIKLAVTPEQKTEVVKLCERAVKDYTSVEVWLEYLHFSIGNMGTEKDAAENVRELFERALTAVGLHTIKGAIIWEAFREFETVLLTLIDSANVTEKKEQLGRIGNLFQRQLACPLLDMKKTYEEYQSWLTGDGIEAIIDDKNVLRGYEQASKKLNLLIPYEEKLSSAQGESELLDAYKGYLLYEKQQHDPGRITVLYERAVTDLSLDESIWLDYLTYLEDKIKIESILDSVYQRTSRNISWCSKVWQKWIRSYERWERPILEVQKLLENALSNGFSMAEDYRNLWIIYLEYLRRRIERCSDEEKEKHLDIIRNTFNKACEHLAKYFGLDGDPNCIILQYWARTEAIHANNMEKARTLWADILSLGHSVTVSYWLEYISLEKCYGDTKHLRKLYQKALASVKDWPESIVNAWVDFERDEGTLEQMELCETKTKEKLDKVKEERQKAQQVLSQDEWSMQNKKASKRKANDIGKWQTLGTSPSKIVKTDVQTKPKLRESRLNFDAKETTDKSQEESTPKIPPPPGYQTTKDNDVDDKNNQHEVNNNITVFVSNLDYTATEDEVRDILQPAEPITLFKMIKDYKGRSKGFCYVQLSSAEAVEEALKLDRTPLKGRPMFISRCDPNKSTRSSGFKFSSTLEKNKLFIKGLPLTTTKEELEEIFKVHGDLKEVRLVTYRNGHSKGLAYVEYYDEATAARALLATDGTTIQDKVISVAISQPPDRKKVQTEENERQVKSLGGTTTSRTTFGLPKTLLYMVPRNVKTSNSNSSTAPNRNGVAQSMSNQDFKNMFLNKK; encoded by the exons ATGGAGGAGAAGATGGATATCGCAAACGAGGAAGATAACTCAAAAGATCGTCGAGAAGAAGTCGCGGACGAGGTCGACGATGAGATGACGAGGGGCGAATCAGAGGAAGAAATCGACGAGAAAATCGACGATGATGGATCTGACAGCGACGACGATGAGGCTGCCGATGAGGCAGAAGTAAAATCCCTGCAAGCTTCCCTGACAGAGAATCCATACGATTATGCTACTCACGTAGCTCTGATCAACAAGTTGCACAACATGGGTGAGCTGGATCGTCTGCGAGCTGCTCGGGATAATATGAGCAAAATGTATCCATTGAGTCCCGATCTTTGGCTTTCCTGTATGCAAGATGAGATCAAGCTGGCAGTTACTCCAGAGCAAAAGACCGAGGTGGTAAAACTATGCGAGCGAGCTGTTAAAGATTACACTT CTGTAGAGGTATGGCTGGAATACCTGCATTTTAGTATTGGAAATATGGGGACAGAAAAAGATGCAGCTGAGAATGTTCGTGAACTTTTTGAACGCGCGCTAACTGCTGTTGGATTGCACACCATTAAAGGAGCGATAATATGGGAAGCATTTCGAGAATTTGAAACTGTTTTACTTACGctg atCGATAGTGCAAATGTGACAGAAAAGAAGGAACAGTTGGGACGTATTGGCAATTTATTCCAACGTCAGTTAGCATGTCCTCTTTTAGATATGAAGAAGACTTATGAGGAATATCAATCCTGGCTCACAGGAGATGGTATAGAAGCTATTATCGACGATAAGAATGTGCTAAGAGGATATGAACAAGCTTCCAAAAAGTTGAACTTGCTTATTCCTTATGAAGAAAAACTCAGCTCTGCACAAGGAGAAAGTGAACTGCTTGATGCTTACAAAGGATACTTACTATATGAAAAACAGCAACATGATCCAGGACGTATTACAGTTCTGTATGAGAGAGCAGTAACCGATCTGAGTTTAGATGAGTCAATCTGGTTGGACTATCTTACCTATCTTGAAGACaaaataaagattgaatcTATATTAGATTCAGTTTATCAGAGAACATCAAGGAACATTTCATGGTGTTCAAAGGTTTGGCAAAAATGGATAAGATCGTACGAAAGATGGGAAAGGCCTATATTGGAAGTGCAAAAGTTATTAGAGAATGCCTTATCAAATGGCTTCTCGATGGCAGAGGATTATCGAAATCTATGGATTATATATCTTGAATATTTGCGGCGTAGAATCGAACGATGTTCAgacgaagagaaagagaaacactTAGATATCATTCGTAATACATTCAACAAAGCATGCGAGCATCTGGCAAAGTACTTTGGCTTGGATGGCGATCCCAATTGCATTATCTTGCAATATTGGGCAAGAACTGAAGCGATACATGCAAATAACATGGAAAAGGCTAGGACACTATGGGCTGATATTCTTTCACTAGGACATTCTGTCACAGTTTCTTATTGGTTGGAATATATATCGCTAGAAAA ATGCTACGGAGATACAAAACATTTAAGGAAACTATATCAGAAAGCTTTGGCTTCCGTAAAAGACTGGCCAGAAAGTATTGTAAATGCATGGGTAGATTTTGAACGTGATGAAGGAACTTTAGAGCAAATGGAACTCTGTGAAACAAAAACGAAGGAGAAGCTTGATAAAGTTAAAGAAGAAAGGCAAAAAGCACAACAAGTTCTTTCTCAAGATGAATGGTCTATGCAAAACAAGAAAGCGAGTAAAAGAAAGGCGAATGATATTGGCAAGTGGCAAACTTTAGGAACTTCTCCATCAAAAATCGTAAAAACTGATGTGCAAACGAAACCCAAATTACGTGAAAGCCGCTTGAATTTTGATGCTAAAGAAACAACTGACAAATCTCAAGAGGAGTCAACACCAAAGATCCCACCACCGCCTGGTTATCAGACAACAAAAGATAATGATGTGGATGATAAAAATAACCAGCatgaagtaaataataatattacagtttTTGTTAGCAATTTAGATTATACAGCGACTGAAGACGAAGTTAGAGACATTTTGCAACCAGCTGAACCGATAACGTTATTCAAGATGATTAAGGACTACAAAGGACGTAGCAAGGGATTCTGCTATGTACAATTGAGCAGTGCA GAAGCTGTAGAAGAAGCTTTGAAATTAGACAGGACGCCTTTAAAAGGACGTCCTATGTTTATTTCAAGATGCGATCCTAATAAGAGTACCAGAAGTTCTGGATTCAAATTTAGCTCTACGCTCGAAAAGaacaaactttttattaaag GACTTCCGCTTACGACGACAAAAGAGGAACTCGAGGAAATATTCAAAGTTCATGGAGACTTGAAGGAAGTTCGTCTGGTTACTTATCGTAATGGACACTCAAAGGGCTTAGCTTATGTCGAGTATTACGATGAAGCGACTGCTGCAAGAGCTCTTTTGGCTACCGATGGTACAACCATTCAAGACAAAGTAATCAGCGTCGCGATAAGTCAACCACCTGATCGCAAAAAAGTCCAAACGGAGGAAAATGAAAGACAGGTCAAGTCATTGGGCGGAACGACAACGAGCCGTACGACATTTGGTTTGCCCAAGACCTTACTATATATGGTACCGCGTAACGTTAAGACGAGTAACAGTAACAGCAGCACAGCTCCAAATAGAAATGGAGTCGCACAATCAATGAGCAATCAAGATTTTAAGAATATGtttctcaataaaaaataa
- the LOC140672718 gene encoding LOW QUALITY PROTEIN: protein CNPPD1-like (The sequence of the model RefSeq protein was modified relative to this genomic sequence to represent the inferred CDS: deleted 1 base in 1 codon), translating into MSSHDLQHNEFLKLIRKSLYYSKLPKINCLSLPVTELAAEFFTKAKSGHTLEKLNVEEASRISRNACVSPCSLVLALLYIERLRNCNPEYLQQIAPSELFLVSLMVASKFLSLIIHNDGEEDEVFNKEWANSGQVTISRMNKLEKDFLAAIDWTVLVQHQNFWQKLRLEKNIAYREVQKRGWCSYTELNYLLNSVQLIAIAQTLINVSSICLVTYATGLVTLVGSTLIAHFVIQSCLPGVSLSSGQSANLQTNFISTDLIDVAMNARSQEINDDDLPISSLLIQNENVDYSAEINDNDDEIASWQWWLNSMMTWLPDYCILKDDVELTNSTGRLYIPKAKFSFNLTQAMKIRKMEKIDKMKDFAPEDYRRNVNWKEALGNIISIRLIIENDRANYIMKIVQSSIFLNIYY; encoded by the exons ATGTCTTCACAC GATCTGCAACATAACGAATTTTTGAAACTTATAAGAAAGtcgttatattattctaaattaccAAAAATTAACTGCCTAAGTTTACCAGTTACTG AATTGGCAGCTGAGTTTTTTACAAAAGCAAAGAGTGGTCATACATTAGAAAAACTCAATGTGGAGGAAGCAAGCAGAATATCTAGAAATGCATGTGTTTCTCCTTGCTCACTTGTATTAGCTCTACTGTATATTGAAAGATTAAGAAACTGTAATCCAGAATATCTTCAGCAAATAGCACCATCCGAGCTATTCTTAGTTTCTTTG atggTAGCCagtaaatttctttctctcatcaTC CACAATGATGGCGAAGAAGACGAAGTTTTCAATAAGGAATGGGCAAATTCAGGACAAGTGACTATATCTCGGATGaataaattggaaaaagattttcttgctGCAATC GATTGGACAGTATTAGTGCAGCATCAAAACTTTTGGCAAAAATTACGACTAGAGAAAAACATAGCGTATCGAGAAGTACAAAAGCGTGGATGGTGCTCATATACAGAGTtgaattatctattaaattctGTTCAACTGATTGCAATCGCGCAAACGCTAATAAACGTCTCTTCAATCTGCTTGGTGACTTATGCTACTGGTTTGGTAACTCTCGTGGGATCCACTCTGATTGCTCATTTCGTTATACAAAGTTGTTTACCTGGAGTATCACTAAGTTCAGGACAATCTGCAAATCTGCAAACGAATTTCATATCAACCGATTTAATTGATGTAGCGATGAATGCACGATCCCAAGAAATCAACGACGACGATCTTCCGATATCCAGCTTATTGATCCAAAACGAGAATGTTGATTATTCTGCAGAAATCAACGATAATGATGACGAAATAGCTAGTTGGCAGTGGTGGCTCAATTCTATGATGACTTGGCTGCCCGATTACTGCATTTTGAAAGACGATGTCGAGCTCACGAATTCTACTGGGAGATTGTACATTCCCAAAgccaaattttcatttaatttaacgcAAGCTATGAAGATAAGGAAGATGGAAAAGATAGACAAGATGAAGGATTTTGCACCAGAAGACTATCGCCGCAATGTAAATTGGAAGGAAGCATTAGGAAACATAATCTCAATCAGGTTGATAATTGAAAACGATCGGGccaattatattatgaaaatcgtTCAatcatcgatatttttaaatatttactattag
- the LOC140672711 gene encoding uncharacterized protein, whose translation MESAIGHLEQSVQKADGKLDMIAWQIDAFEKAFEDPEDEISVLRLLHSVHQVTKDYQTLRQEILEVQQLQKQLSNSLRAELTQVHGHFNLLRNKIVGHHKSPQLK comes from the exons ATGGAATCCGCGATCGGGCATCTTGAACAAAGC GTACAAAAAGCTGACGGAAAGTTGGACATGATTGCATGGCAGATAGACGCTTTCGAGAAAGCTTTCGAAGATCCGGAAGACGAg ATATCTGTGCTTCGCCTATTACACTCTGTTCATCAGGTTACGAAAGATTATCAGACTCTCCGTCAAGAAATTTTGGAAGTTCAGCAGTTACAGAAACAGCTTTCTAATTCACTTAGAGCTGAGCTTACACAGGTGCAcggacattttaatttattgcgcAATAAGATTGTAGGACATCACAAATCACCGcagctaaaataa
- the LOC140672685 gene encoding uncharacterized protein isoform X1 — protein sequence MCVSMTTLSRRGFVSMDIVQLNVKQSRYSNNHNKTFTNNALSRCCPTSSCIVDVLSKKFSVKTPISSDIVIEALTKQQAKELTSKLTSEERKLFLAALNEYKSEEDKAGYEGQLAAFRWRSKLGRPSKLPSLGEVDPTGTYCPMPDDWLNRKYVENVPEPTTKDLMLVAIANAIPFVGFGFLDNFIMIVAGDQIELVLNRRFPISTMAAAALGNTVSDVIGIGSVHYVEMFAQKVGFKAPKLTLAQLNLPRTRIAANLGRVIGVTIGCLIGMTPIPIAALFRSS from the exons ATGTGCGTATCGATGACAACTTTAAGTCGGCGAGGATTTGTTTCGATGGACATCGTGCAACTCAACGTCAAACAATCGCGTTATTCTAATAATCacaataaaacatttacaaaCAATGCATTGTCGCGATGTTGCCCCACGTCGTCATGTATCGTCGACGTTCTGAGTAAAAAGTTTTCTGTGAAAACTCCAATCTCTTCCGACATTGTCATTGAAGCTTTGACAAAGCAACAAGCAAAGGAATTGACTTCGAAACTCACCTCGGAAGAACGTAAGCTGTTTTTGGCAGCATTAAATGAATACAAGTCAGAGGAGGACAAAGCTGGTTATGAAG GTCAATTGGCAGCTTTTCGATGGAGGAGCAAACTTGGCAGACCTAGCAAACTACCATCACTGGGCGAGGTGGATCCTACAGGAACCTACTGTCCTATGCCAGATGACTGGTTAAATCGCAAGTATG TTGAAAACGTTCCAGAACCAACTACAAAAGATCTGATGCTAG TCGCGATCGCGAACGCAATTCCGTTCGTCGGATTCGGTTTTCTTGACAACTTCATCATGATTGTTGCT GGCGATCAAATCGAGCTGGTGCTAAACAGAAGGTTTCCAATCTCGACTATGGCAGCGGCCGCGTTGGGCAACACGGTATCCGATGTCATTGGAATCGGGTCGGTGCATTACGTTGAGATGTTTGCCCAAAAAGTCGGCTTTAAGGCGCCTAAGTTGACATTAGCGCAACTGAATCTACCCAGGACACGGATAGCTGCAAACCTG GGTCGAGTCATCGGAGTTACAATCGGATGCCTCATTGGTATGACGCCTATACCGATAGCCGCGCTTTTCCGCAGTAGCTGA
- the LOC140672685 gene encoding uncharacterized protein isoform X2, whose product MCVSMTTLSRRGFVSMDIVQLNVKQSRYSNNHNKTFTNNALSRCCPTSSCIVDVLSKKFSVKTPISSDIVIEALTKQQAKELTSKLTSEERKLFLAALNEYKSEEDKAGYEGQLAAFRWRSKLGRPSKLPSLGEVDPTGTYCPMPDDWLNRKYEPTTKDLMLVAIANAIPFVGFGFLDNFIMIVAGDQIELVLNRRFPISTMAAAALGNTVSDVIGIGSVHYVEMFAQKVGFKAPKLTLAQLNLPRTRIAANLGRVIGVTIGCLIGMTPIPIAALFRSS is encoded by the exons ATGTGCGTATCGATGACAACTTTAAGTCGGCGAGGATTTGTTTCGATGGACATCGTGCAACTCAACGTCAAACAATCGCGTTATTCTAATAATCacaataaaacatttacaaaCAATGCATTGTCGCGATGTTGCCCCACGTCGTCATGTATCGTCGACGTTCTGAGTAAAAAGTTTTCTGTGAAAACTCCAATCTCTTCCGACATTGTCATTGAAGCTTTGACAAAGCAACAAGCAAAGGAATTGACTTCGAAACTCACCTCGGAAGAACGTAAGCTGTTTTTGGCAGCATTAAATGAATACAAGTCAGAGGAGGACAAAGCTGGTTATGAAG GTCAATTGGCAGCTTTTCGATGGAGGAGCAAACTTGGCAGACCTAGCAAACTACCATCACTGGGCGAGGTGGATCCTACAGGAACCTACTGTCCTATGCCAGATGACTGGTTAAATCGCAAGTATG AACCAACTACAAAAGATCTGATGCTAG TCGCGATCGCGAACGCAATTCCGTTCGTCGGATTCGGTTTTCTTGACAACTTCATCATGATTGTTGCT GGCGATCAAATCGAGCTGGTGCTAAACAGAAGGTTTCCAATCTCGACTATGGCAGCGGCCGCGTTGGGCAACACGGTATCCGATGTCATTGGAATCGGGTCGGTGCATTACGTTGAGATGTTTGCCCAAAAAGTCGGCTTTAAGGCGCCTAAGTTGACATTAGCGCAACTGAATCTACCCAGGACACGGATAGCTGCAAACCTG GGTCGAGTCATCGGAGTTACAATCGGATGCCTCATTGGTATGACGCCTATACCGATAGCCGCGCTTTTCCGCAGTAGCTGA
- the LOC140672660 gene encoding uncharacterized protein, with translation MRFLVLNLMLLIVNLLVEKVSAHGRLIEPPSRASMWRYGFDTPHDYNDHECYCGGFTRQWQRNKGKCGICGDPWDSPTPRAHETGGKYGNGVIARRYRTGSVIPVRVELTANHHGYFEFRTCAMTYRDREVTQDCLDHYLLSAENGSTRYYPGPGNRVFEGYYKLPEGLTCAQCVFQWRYIAGNNWGDCGNGTGAVGCGPQEEFRACADIVIGDNETELQPKLPKQPVSTSTYDESSTSSPLPKSTGPYWLFSVVIAGTCLLVVLAAMALLYTYYYHAGRAKKWLMARRSLAQENPPPVAPPRHKRHHHISNTQLQL, from the exons ATGCGTTTCCTCGTACTTAACTTGATGTTATTAATTGTGAACTTGCTGGTTGAAAAAGTTTCCGCCCATGGAAGACTGATAGAACCACCCTCGAGGGCCTCCATGTGGAGATACGGCTTCGACACACCTCACGATTACAACGACCATGAATGTTACTGCGGTGGCTTCACCAGGCAATGGCAGCGAAACAAAGGGAAATGCGGTATCTGTGGAGATCCCTGGGATTCTCCAACG CCACGTGCTCACGAGACGGGCGGCAAATACGGGAATGGCGTGATCGCTCGGCGTTACCGGACCGGATCAGTCATACCGGTCCGGGTGGAGCTGACGGCGAACCATCATGGCTACTTTGAGTTCCGCACCTGCGCGATGACCTACCGCGATCGGGAAGTCACTCAGGACTGTCTGGACCATTATCTGCTGTCCGCCGAGAACGGATCCACTCGTTACTATCCTGGTCCTGGTAACCGGGTTTTTGAAGGTTACTATAAGTTACCGGAAGGTCTGACTTGTGCCCAATGTGTCTTCCAGTGGCGATACATCGCCGGCAATAATTGGGGCGACTGCGGCAACGGCACAG GAGCGGTCGGATGCGGGCCTCAGGAGGAGTTTCGAGCCTGCGCCGACATTGTAATCGGTGACAACGAGACGGAGTTACAGCCGAAGCTACCGAAGCAGCCGGTGTCCACTTCTACCTACGACGAATCGTCGACAAGTTCACCGTTACCGAAATCCACCGGGCCGTACTGGCTCTTCAGCGTTGTCATCGCCGGTACGTGCCTGTTGGTGGTGCTGGCTGCTATGGCGTTGCTTTACACGTACTACTATCACGCTGGCAGAGCCAAAAAGTGGCTCATGGCGAGGAGATCTCTGGCCCAGGAGAATCCGCCACCGGTTGCTCCGCCGAGACACAAAAGGCATCATCACATATCAAATACGCAGCTGCAATTGTAG